The genomic segment AAAGGGGACATCTCTGCTTTGTCAAAAGGGGACATTTTGGCTTTGGTTTGACACGCGCAAGTCACCGGGGAAACGTGCTATCCTGTATCAATTCGATCCCCTCGTCATCGTTGCATGTGAACGCCGTGGCCGCGGCCAAGATCAAGACCGTACACGAAATGGTCGACTACGTCACCTGTTTCGCAAACGCGGAGCGGTGTGGTATCATTCACGACTTGGCCCCGGACGTGCTTGTCAAGGGCGGCGACTGGCGCCGGGAGGATATCGTGGGGAGGGAAGTGGTGGAGGCCAACGGTGGCGAGGTCGTCATCGTGCCGCGCTTGCCGCGTTACTCCTCGACGGAACTGATCGAAAGGATACGGGAACAGTAGTCATGGCCAGAAGATGCACCATTTGCGGCAAGGGGCCCTCCGTGGGCAACAACGTCAGCCATGCCAACAACAAGACCCGGCGCCGCTGGCTCCCCAATCTGCAGCAGGTCCGAGCACGGCTGAACGGAGCGGTGAAGCGCATCCGCGTGTGCACCCGGTGCCTTCGTTCCGGCAAGGTCGAAAAGGTCGCTTGACCGGCACTACCCCTGAACGCGGCTCGCCCTGTACACTCCCTTCACCCGCGAGATATCCTGCAGCACCCGTCCCAACTGATCGAAGTCCCCGATCATGATCTCGAAGGTGTTCACGGCCCTGTCGTCGAACGTTCGTATGTGAGCACGCGCGATGTTGACGCCCGCCTCCGAGATGGCCGAGCTGATGGCCGCGAGAAGGCCGGGCTTGTCCGCGCAGGTCACCTCGATCTTCACCGCCCGCGGCATCTGCACGTCGTCCGCCCAACTCACCTCCACCTTTCGGGCCGGGTCGACCTCCAGGGCCGTCGGGCACCCCGCCACGTGAACCGTCACACCCCGCCCGCGCGTGATGATGCCGGCGATGTCCTCGCCCGGCAGCGGATGGCAACACCGCGCGAACCGCACCAGCACGTCATCGATGCCCTTGACGCGCACGCCGCGGTCGCGTGAGCCCACCAGCCGAAAGAGACGCTCCAGGCCGCCCTCGATCTGCTCGTTGTCCTTGTGGATCTCTTCCGGCGGGAGCAGCTTGGCCAGAACCTGGTGCGACATCACCTTGCCGTAGCCGATGCCCGCCAGGAGGCCCTCCTCGTTCCGGACTCCCAGTTCCCGTCCCAGCGTCTCGACCGTCCCCTGGTCCTGGAGCGTCTGGTATTCGAGGCCGTGGCGGGCGAGGTCCCCTTCGAGGATCTCGCGGCCCAGGGCGACGCTGCGTTCGCGCTGCTGCGCGGCCATCCAGGCGCGGATCCGGGACTTGGCGCGGGGCGTCTTCGCCACCTTGAGCCAATCCCGGCTCGGGGTCTGCTCCTGGGTGGTGATGATCTCCACGGTGTCGCCGTTCCGCAGGATGTACTTGAAGGGGACGAGGCGCCCGTTCACCCGCGCGCCGGAGCAGTGCTGTCCGATGTCGGAATGGATGCGGTAGGCGAAGTCGATGATCGTGGCGCCCTTGGGGAAGCTGTGGAGGTCGCCCCCGGGCGTGAAGACGTACACTTCGTCGGGGAACAGGTCCTCCTTGATGCTGTGCAGGAACTCCTGGGGGTCGGAAAGGTTCTGCTGCCATTCGAGGAGCTGCCGCAGCCACGTGAACCGCTGTATGTC from the Deltaproteobacteria bacterium genome contains:
- the rpmB gene encoding 50S ribosomal protein L28, encoding MARRCTICGKGPSVGNNVSHANNKTRRRWLPNLQQVRARLNGAVKRIRVCTRCLRSGKVEKVA
- a CDS encoding bifunctional (p)ppGpp synthetase/guanosine-3',5'-bis(diphosphate) 3'-pyrophosphohydrolase, giving the protein MLQYQPAVDVEPLREAYRFTAKVHEGQKRLSGEPYVTHPVAVAGILADLKLDLSSIIGGMLHDTVEDTLATLPQIEEQFGPEVAALVDGVTKLSQVNFNSREEKQAENFRKMILAMAKDIRVVLIKLADRTHNMRTLQYLPDDKQRRIAQETLDIYAPIAHRLGIYWIKSELEDLALKYLRPEVYAELKHNVAQKKKYREKYTNDVISRMSKALAEEGIDGEVSGRPKHFFSIFRKMENQSLDFSQVYDLVGFRVLVDTQRECYEALGVVHSKWRPVPGRFKDYIALPKANMYQSLHTTVIGPNAQRIEIQIRTQDMHRVAEEGIASHWGYKKGQDLQVTDIQRFTWLRQLLEWQQNLSDPQEFLHSIKEDLFPDEVYVFTPGGDLHSFPKGATIIDFAYRIHSDIGQHCSGARVNGRLVPFKYILRNGDTVEIITTQEQTPSRDWLKVAKTPRAKSRIRAWMAAQQRERSVALGREILEGDLARHGLEYQTLQDQGTVETLGRELGVRNEEGLLAGIGYGKVMSHQVLAKLLPPEEIHKDNEQIEGGLERLFRLVGSRDRGVRVKGIDDVLVRFARCCHPLPGEDIAGIITRGRGVTVHVAGCPTALEVDPARKVEVSWADDVQMPRAVKIEVTCADKPGLLAAISSAISEAGVNIARAHIRTFDDRAVNTFEIMIGDFDQLGRVLQDISRVKGVYRASRVQG